GCCGACGCCCTGCAAACGCCCGTCCCACGCTAAGCCGTTTCAGGCGCGACGGGCGCACAATCCTCAACGTCAGCGGTTAAAGATCAGCGCCACCCCGGCGCTGGCGATCAGCGCGCCCCACCAGGCGCCCGCCGCCGGACGCTGCCGGGTGCGAATCCACAGCAACGGCAACACCATCACCGGCGTGGTCGCCGAGAGCGTCGCGATGACGCCCGTGTTGCCGTGCCCCATGCCATACAGCAGCAACGTCATGCCGACGGCCACGCCGACAAAACCGGAAGCCGCCGTGAGCGCCAGCGTGCCCGGCGTAAAGTCCGAGAAGATGCCTCGCCCGCGTCGTGCCGCAAGGATCGTCAGCCCGAGCGCCGACACGCCCACGCGCACCGCCGACGCGCCCACCGGGTCCATACCAGCCGCCATCACGGGCTTGGCGATGAGCGTGCCGATCGAGTGGCACAGCGCCGCCGTCAGCCCGATGGCGACCCCGACGCGCACGTCGCCGCGTACCGACTCCCAGTGGTGTGCATCCTCACGACGGCCGCCGAAGGCGATGGCGAGCGCCACGCCCGCCGTCACCAGCGCAACGCCCGCGACCGCCTGCCAGCCCAGCGCTTCGCCCAGCCAGAAGTAACCGAGTACGGCCGTCATCGGCGCATTGGTGGCGAAGACGATGGAGTTGCGGCGCGGCCCCAGGCGTCCGAGCGACGTGTAGAGAATCGTGTCGCCCACGAGAATGCCGATCAGCCCCGACGCGGTTAGCCGCAACCACTGCTCAAGCGACAGCGATGGCCAGCCGCGCAGCACCGCGAGTGCGAACAGCAGCATCGCGAAAACCAGCAGCATGCGGGCGTAGTTGAAGGGGAACGAACCGGCCTGACGGACAGGCGTGATGGCGATCATGCCGCTGCAAGCCCAGCAAAGGGCGGCACCGAGCGCGGCGAGGTAGGCGAGTTGGGTTGTCATGGTCAGGGGGCGGACGGCGCCGAGCCGCAACCGCCCCCGCCGTTGGGACGCCATTATACGAGTGACATGCCCCAATCGGGGGCATGCGTTGCTCGTCGACCTCAGGACTACACAACCCTTCGCTCGTCAGAGTTCTTCGTCGAGCCGATGCAACGCGTCGAACATCGCCCGATACGCCGCCGCAACACCGTACGCGCCGCGCAACATGCGCAACCGCGACGTCACGTCCGGCTCGCCCGCGTCTTCCACCCATTGCGCGAGCAACGCCGTGCCGCCGCACACGCTCGCGTCATGACGGGCATGTGCGCAGACGGCCGCGAAGCCGTCGGCCGCCGACGGATAGCGCTGCGCGAGCGCCTCGAACTGCGCTTCGATCTCGCTGGCTGCGCGCACCGTTGCGGGCGCCTGACACAGCGCACAACATCCGACGTAAGCGGGCATGTCGCCCGCCGCGCCGATGATGAAGTCGATCAACGCGTGCGTCGCGTCGAAGGCGCCGCTGTCCAGAAACGTGCGCGCCGCCGGACCGCATCGCAACAGCCCTGCGGCCAGCATCGTCGCCTGACCGCGCTGCTCCCGGTACTGACGCAGCAGCAGCGGCCGCAGCGCCGCGTCGGTGCAGCGCTCCACGGCAATGCGATTGTGGACGTCGGCACCTGCCGCGCGATGGTAGAGCTGTGCGATAAACGCCAGGACCTGAATGTCGCTCGACTCGCCCGCGAGGAAACGCGTCCAGAACGGGGCCGCGAAAATGCCGCGCACCCATGCGTCGCAGATCCGCCCGAACGCGGGCACGATGTCCTGACTGCCACGAGGTGTTGCAGGCAACACCTGCACCAGTGCTTCGTCGACAAGCGTTGCCAGCCAAGTCCCGGGCACCGGCGCGCGCGCCAGCAACACACCATGCCTCATGCGTTCGAGCCACGACGCCGTGTCGACGGGGGTCTCGTGCAGCGTGCACGACACTTCATAGGACGACACAGTCACGGCGTCCGGCGCGCATGTCCATTGCGCGTGCGGCGAAGCCATCACCCACACCGCTCCCCCCGCAGACACCGATGTCTCTCCGCCCGCATCGTCTGGCGCGTGTGACACAGGGTGAGTTGCAATGGCGCTCATCGGACGATGGCTCCGAGCAGCGTCAGACATTCGGGCGCGACGCTGCGCACCACCTCCACCCTCAGCGGGCAGCCGCCATCGCCGCCCATGCCCGGCGGCTGTGCGGCCTCGACCACCGCCGGGCGACGGCTCGTTCGCGGCTTATTGCGTACCGCGCTGGCACGGCTCGCAGGCTCCGACACCTCGGGCGACGCGGCTAAGCCGTGCGACGTTGACGCCTTGGGCGACTCCAGAACTACGGGAAGAAATGGGAAAGGCATGGGCAACGCATCAGACGTACGGGGTGGCATGTCGGCTCCTGTCGGCGGTGGATCGGGAATGGACCGGAATGGATCGGCAGAACGCCTACCTTAGGAAATCCGGACGGCCTTGGGAAAGAACCGAATCTCTAGGACGCTTCACATCGCAGGGGATGTGAACTGTCCGAAAACGCTGGGCTGCCGCTCAACGACAGCCTTTCCGTGCTACGAGACGTCTGGCAAAACGATGGAATTTTTCAGTGTTCGCCCGAGCGCTTTTGAGAGTTTTCCCAAGAACAATCGGCAATTTTGGAAAGACAACACCTGCCAGGGGGACGTCGAAAGCGGAGCCACATCGGCCAGATCTCCGCGTCGATGCGTCGCCATGCCGCATCGTCACGCGCCCGCCGCGTCCGCAATCGCCCTCGGGGCGCGAGTACAATCGGTTCGCATGCGATACGTCGCCACACAAGGAGTGACAGTCATGCACCTTTACCAGCGTCTGCCGATGTTTGTTTTCGAAATTGAAGCTTGCGAAAACCTCAAATACATCACGATGGCGATTCGCTTCAATCTGGATCGTAACGGCCAGCATCTGTCGCTGGCGGACTGGCAGCGCCTGCCTCAGGAAGCGCGCGAGACGCTCGCGTCGTGCGTGCCGGGTGACGAAGATTTTGGGGCGCGTCTGGACGAGATCGCGCGCGATCATCTCGGGCAGGCCGTCGCGCGCAGTGTCGACGCCGCCTCCACGGCCTGGCAGGACATGAACGCCCTGCCGCCGGGCTTGCTCAAGCAGTGCGAGATGGCCGACCTGCTTGCGCCGGACGTCGGCGACTGGGGCACGCTCACGCCGTTTCGCCGCTATGTCCTCGCGAAGCTGTCGCGGCGTGACACGCTCAACCACTGCTTCGTGCCCGCCATGCTTGAGTTCGGACTCGCGCAAACGCAAGCCGACCTCTGAGTCTCACGCCCGCGCACCGACACATCGACGCGCCGGTCTCAGGTCACCGGCGCGGGGTTGAACAACGTGAGCGCGTTATGCAGCCCCCATCGCTCGGCCCACGTTTTTTCACCGCTTGCGACGGCCAGCATCAGGTGGAACAACTGCCAGCCCACGTCTTCGATGGTGGCCTCGCCCGTGGCGATACGTCCGGCGTCCACATCCATCAGATCGTGCCAGCGACGCGCCAGATCCGAGCGCGTCGCCACCTTGATGACGGGCACTTCGGCGAGTCCGTAAGGCGTCCCGCGTCCGGTCGTGAACACATGCAAGTTGATGCCCGCGGCCAGTTGCAGCGTGCCGCAGATGAAATCGCTCGCGGGCGTCGCCGCGTAGATCAGCCCGCGCTGGCGTTCGCGGTCGAGCTTCGCGCCGGGTGAAATCACGCCGTGAATCGGCCCGCTGCCCGACTTCACAATCGACCCCATCGCCTTCTCGACGATATTGGACAACCCGCCGCGCTTGTTGCCCGGCGTGGTGTTGGCGCTTCGGTCGACGCGCCCACGCTCCAGATACGCGTCGTACCAGGCCATCTCGCGAATCATCGCCTCGGCCACTTCCGGCGTGGCCGCGCGTGAGGTCAGTTGGTCGATGCCGTCGCGCACTTCGGTGACTTCGGAGAACATGACCGTCGCGCCCGCGCGCACGAGCAGATCGGTGGCGAAGCCCACGGCCGGATTGGCCGTCACGCCGGAGAACGCGTCGCTGCCTCCGCACTGCACGCCGACGATCAGCTCCGAGGCGGGCACCGTCTCGCGCTGACGCGCATTGAGCCGC
The Pandoraea oxalativorans genome window above contains:
- a CDS encoding nitrate reductase associated protein, giving the protein MHLYQRLPMFVFEIEACENLKYITMAIRFNLDRNGQHLSLADWQRLPQEARETLASCVPGDEDFGARLDEIARDHLGQAVARSVDAASTAWQDMNALPPGLLKQCEMADLLAPDVGDWGTLTPFRRYVLAKLSRRDTLNHCFVPAMLEFGLAQTQADL
- a CDS encoding DMT family transporter: MTTQLAYLAALGAALCWACSGMIAITPVRQAGSFPFNYARMLLVFAMLLFALAVLRGWPSLSLEQWLRLTASGLIGILVGDTILYTSLGRLGPRRNSIVFATNAPMTAVLGYFWLGEALGWQAVAGVALVTAGVALAIAFGGRREDAHHWESVRGDVRVGVAIGLTAALCHSIGTLIAKPVMAAGMDPVGASAVRVGVSALGLTILAARRGRGIFSDFTPGTLALTAASGFVGVAVGMTLLLYGMGHGNTGVIATLSATTPVMVLPLLWIRTRQRPAAGAWWGALIASAGVALIFNR